AAAGTTAATAAGTATTTGAGTTCTGAGAAAAGGGGAGGTATTTATAATCCTTTAAATCATTAATTTAAATGCTGCAATCCATATTGCATTGAATGACATCACGTGAGTCCAGATAAAGATGTGCAGTCTGATAAATATCTTCACATTTATTTGagacttttatacttttactcaCTGAACTTGCAAGattcaagaatctttattatcATTGTGTTACCATAAAGAAGCTTTGTTGAGacactggctaattttttttcttggcttttttttttttatctttgattGCACCAGCACTACTTCCTCAGAAGATTAaagcgtgcaaatagtccttagcatttGATCAGTTCATGTTGGAGTCAAAAAGACCGCTAGCAGTACCTGCTAGACGATGCAGGTTACTGTGCGGTTGCATGAGTTTATTAGACGAGCCCTCActgagaagttaaaaagtgtgcaaacagTCATTATCAAAACATGAAATGTTCAAGTTGCCATATGTCAGCAGGACTGGagattttaaatgctgttttctCCTGATAAAACTACTAGCCCTCTATTTGTGGCTGAATATACCAGCCTGCCTGCACATTGCTCTGTGCACACCATCTGAAATATGAACCATTATGGTGACCACATTGAGTGGTGAGGCTTTTCATTAGCAGACAGAGAAGTGAGTCACAACTGGTGGGAAGATGACAAAATCAAACTATATAGATCAATCCTGGATCACCTTCCAGGATGAGAAAGACCCTAAACATAGAGTCAGTTACAATAGAATGGCTTATAACAAAGGATCATGTATCTGAaacagtcaaagtccaaacctaaatccaGGTGAGAAGATGCTGATGTTCttcatctaatctgactgagctgagGCTATTTCTTGCAGGCCTAACTGCAGTGAAAGTTTGTTCTACCAATGGTGTAAACTTGGTTATTAGGTCAATTAGGGGGTGAATGCAATGAGtacataaacacatttaataatttcagctggggggaaaaattaaaaccacaaatcattttctttccattacACAATTATGCACAATTTTGTGTTcggattaatattttgttacGCACTGTAGTTGTTTATCTGGCAACTGAtggattttaaaatttattttagcaaAGGTATCATGAGCTAGTGCTGGTAGGCAACAAGATCAGTAACCACTGTGACAAAGACATATGGGTAACACTTCCTTAACAACACCAACAATTTAAATACATGTGTTTTTAGCACTTGTTTTATCAAAACACTGCTGACTGTTCCCTTATGATTTTGAGTTTGTTGCCATATTGTTGCAGGGTCTAGCTCTGTCATATTTTGGGTTAGGCTGGCCATTGCAGTTCTGGTTATTCTATTCTTGGTCTCACTGCTTCATTTCACAAATACGAAGGGTAAGATAtggctgtttattttaattattattatttggtcATGAATTCAAatgaagaatttatttattttgcttctaACATCTTTCCACAGATTTACTTTGTACCAGGTTTGTACAGCTCTCTCTTGTTGTTTTCAAGTTTTACAACTtttcaattgaaaaaaacaatacctACACAAAACTAAAACGTAACAAGTTGCTGCTAATAAgcatctttttttattccaggGTTGAAGGTACTGCAACAGCTGACCAGGATCAGACTCAGCAACATCCCCTCAGCTCACCTCCTCCTGGTCAGTTTTCTACGTTGTTCGTTTTaacaaacttcttggttaaatatcatgaaaaaataaatccatataCTCACAAACTTTGAATTAGCCATGTATCTGTTTGCTTTAATTACTGATAGGTGATGAGTCGGTGTATGAAAAAATGAGAGGCTCCACAGATGCTGAACAAGGTACATTAGAGCTGCTGATACATTATAAAGACTGTTTGCCAGTTATGATTAAATATGCTGTCTGTCTATTTTAGGTGAACCTTCAGATGAAAACCTCTAAGAGTtgaaaacctctaaaagttCCCATCATGCAACAGGACGATGTTAAAGACAACAAGTGGACAAGATGAGCCCAGAAAATACATCAGAAGAGTTCATTTCAATGACTTCCTTGTCTTGTTATGGTGAATATATTAGTGTTCATGAATAAGGCTGCTTTCCATCAGCAGGCTCCTCATCCAAGTCACAACCCAAAATCATTCTTTTGGAATGAGGGATGAAAATTTAAGCACCTATGGAATACCTACACATAACGAGaaactgcttttctgttttagaaaagtttattttaatcaatAGAATAATACGACAAACCACTGATCAGTAACAGAGTTGCTCGCCCTTGTTCTGACAGCAAAAACACTTAACACACGTGTCATTATAGCACAACATGCCGACTAAATGAATCGGTCAATGTAACaagaaggaggaaggaaacTCCATGGTTGTGTCAGGATCTCCATCTGAAAATGTCTAATTATAACTCCTACAGCTCCTGTTCTTTGACCTTTcctggggtcaacagtaagaacactgTCATGGAGAAAGAAAGGCGCTTCGCACTGCTGTGCCGAGTTCAGACAGCTTTCCGAAAGTGAACTACAAAGTAGGCACTCTTTTCCCCCTGGACATCTTCGCAAATTTCTGTGAGATGGGCTGTGCTTGTACATTAAGTCATTTAGGATAATAAATGGGAGAGCAACCAGTAACTCAGTCTCCATGCGGCATCCACTGGTGAAACACTGTTACTGCAACATCGTCATCAACCCCTTTAATGGTCAACCatgtaacataaaacaaaatagctTTTCATCCCAATCAGACCAATATTTAAAGAACTACATATTCAACTTTTTATGGGAACACATCAGTGACAGTGACTGTCacatattcaatatttttttgcaatcaCAATTGCCCTCTCTGGACTCCTTTCATTATTAGAGAGGTATAAagtagtgctgtcagttaaacgcgttattaacggcgttaacgcaaacccattttaacgcagacaatttttttgtcgccgttaatcgcgcgtcaaaacacacacactgttccctaatgttttttcccccgccgcgctctccggactgtgtctcttttaccctcggcgctttctgtagtttcaagagtgctagagactgtagcaaaacacacccgccccgaagggtttcttttaccctcggacacatgcgactttgggcttctttcttctaaaagcgcttctaaatttagTATAAAGATATTTAAACATGCATATGAGCAAAATACGTAAATTGGAGACCTAGACCACCtatcatattttgttttttacagaattacactttttttctttttggatgGCACATTTTAATGCTATAGCTAAAGCGATAATTATGCTGTTTTGCGTTCTATTTCATAACAGTGACACCAGTGGTATTGTGTAacttttgtgcttttattttatccCATCAAGGTGCAATCTGTTTACACTGTCATACTGGCTGAATAAATCTACATGTTCTACAAAATGGCCTAGATTTTTACTTCCTCTCATCATCTCACCTAAATGACTAGCCCTGTTTGATCAGATAAAGAGTAACCAAGATATAAAATGTCTCTGCTCCACTGCCTTTCGTTTTCTTCTgtaatagaccccttgcaaccacgtgactccgttacccagaaccccttgcgtggcggccatattggttggcacgccatttgacgaaatgacgagttctccgggtatttttattctttagataacgtatcacaagatcgttttaagagtaagttgatggttgatggtatcagattgccagatccacacagcaaaagcctgaagggacggagcgagtctgtgaaatgctggccaagggtttcgtaccgcgacatacagctactttataaacacgcaggccagtacggacaagagagcacgaaagcccctgaaaccactggacggctacaattattttatatcaggaaaaaggctccagcaacgcccgcgacgccatgagggattaagcggtcagaaaatggatggatggatgttcagacatgtttgtgtaacagcacaaagcagagaggaagacccgcccggtaggttaaaaaaacatcactcactacggattattttggtgtttttgtcttgttaaaatgggtggaggtgtcggcgacattgcagcgtaaacacagaagtactagcgccgtgaacgggcggaggggaggtggcgatcgctacacgggccggagagccgcctccgccgccgcggctgctgcctccgccgcggctgctgcctccgccgccgctgtctccgccgccggagagctgCCGCTGTCtgcagcggcggctctccggcccgtgtagcttcagacagcggcggctctccggccagtgtaacgatcgctacacgggccggagaagccgctgttgctgcttcagacagcggcggaggggaggtagctatcgctacacgggccgcttctccggcccgtgtagcgatagctacctcccctccgccgctatttaagtagaacaatgactagagccgaattaagttgtaatttaccggagatgaagtgtagactgcaaattctctcgtagtatgttggctcccccagtccattgggagggtctgcctgcgctcttttcattgaaaatatccaattctttcttctttcctcatccttcggtaaacgacagaaacgtacatccaacgatttggaatgcctctctgtgcaaccgggagcacaacaagtcgtaggcattgtttagattccaaaaataaactaactaaaagtacgctctaaatcacccgttttgtcatgtagtagacgggctgtcaggctagcctgcccaccaagatggaggcgcgcacccccgatcacgtgaccgtgatgtcagatgcaaggggtctatttgTGACAGAAGGTTACCCACTAGCAAAGCAGCCTCCagtgatttcttttctttcttaaaacTGTTCCACTTCACCATAGTCCACTTTAATAAAATGGTTTTCAATATTAAATAGCATGGTGCTAAGAAATGTGGTGTTAGGGGGTCCAATAAACCAATCAAACATGGATGGGAAATAAACAGAATAACCAAATGTTATGCCTACAGTAATCCATTTGGATCTTAACATTTAACTGACAATAATTTGGAATGGAATCGAGTAGTTTGAGTAATACTTAAATTAGTTTTCACAGAAgcaggaaaattaaaacaactacCCTTGCTTCAAACTATTCCCCttatttttttgcaacacaGTTCTACTTACTTTGTTCTTCTTACATAgctttttgttactttttgtcACATATTGACAGAGGACGAGAGTATAATTAGGTTGGTAATCCCTATCACGATTGACTATTTAACACTCTCTAAATTCTAATCTGCAGAGGCCCCTGTCCAGAAGTGGTTTCTCAGACCTGAATGCTCACACAGGTCGGGGTACAGTTAGGATTTATTGGTTCAGTAATCCACAACAGATCTCGCCTAAAAGACAGTGACTCATGTATGTAACACCTGCTGTAGTTggtgcatctaaaaaaaaaagataaatgtttaTCAAAGCAGCGTGATAAAAACCAGTGATGCATTTTGTCTCCTTTAAAAATGGCAGACTATCATTTTCATCATGAATGAGAATCGACAGAAATATATCAACGACTACTATGATAGTTTAAGTGGTGACAAGCCATATTAGATTATGTTCAACAATTTGCCACAAATCATAGATTTCTTTCACCCTATTGGATGGTTtccatctcataaaaaaaaaaacaaagaaaatgatgTGTTTACCAGACTTAGATTTATTCAgcaataatcaaaaataataacactttagtaaggaaataaaaacacaggcaACAACTAATTAATGTAATAaggaattatatttatttttatcactcaAAGGTGcaaattttaatctttttaggtaaaaagaaacacaagccAAATACACAAAGATATCAAAGATGCTTagttttttacaaacaaacatCAACAGCTAAAGATCTATgtgttctgaataaaaaaacaaatgttccaaatattatgttgactaaaaattttacttttaggaacattttaacCAGGAGTTTATAAGTCAGAAACATATTCATTTTGAGGAAATTATACATTTGGTGGTATTTTGGGTCCAATTCTTTATTTcatgaagaatgtgaagaataaTTCAAAGCAACTAAAATACACACTTTTCACACATATCAGAATTTCTCTAAGATCAAATTGTGAATTTGAAGGCAATGATGCTTCTTCTTATGGTGCACTGCATTTCTTCATTCATTAATGTTTCTGCACATGGTTCTCTACCTCAAAATGAGAGGCAAAATGAACTGGGGAAACATAACTATATTACACAGCTAATTTCTTTACCAAAATCTTTAACACAACTTAATtattgaaaaagaagaaaaatcaacatgttttatgaaaatcccaacaaacatttttacatttttttatacatttacctTTAACAATCAAATATCCACTCAAACAATAGATTATGTTATTCatttaaagtaaacttaaaatgtagaaaaaattgtttaaacCTGTATAATGGTTCCTGATGAAAACATCATCTTAGAAAACACCATGAGACTGCAATAGTTTCATGTCAGCTTAATTATAATCAATCTTACAAAACACTAATAAACTAATAATTGGCATGCTGGCCCATCCAATTAACCCAAAACCTAAAATCTTAACCAAGAATCCAATACAAGGGCTGCATGTCACTTAAAAACTGACttaagaataataaaacaaaaaaagaactagAGAGAAAGAAACAGCATGGTCTCTGGGTGGCATTGGGCCTTCAGGCTTCTTTTGGACTTTCCAACTTGCTAAGCTCTGGAAGGAGACAAAACACATATATTTGTCACATTCAAGCTCATCCATTAGAGTTCATGTTTTATCCTTGTCTAACTGAAAAACCTCATGTGATTTTGTTGTGCTATTATATGCCAATATAACGACATAAAGCAGTTTCCTTGGAACCTAAAAGGCtctttattaaatatgactcATTAAGATGGCATTGGTACACGTTTTGAAGCTTTTAGTCTAAGTgactttgatttaaaatgagCAATTTGCATTCTAGAAGGATTTATTGTTAACTGGATAACTTTGGGTGAAATCACAAGATAGAATGGGAGCGATACATCTATCTGAATCATGCAAATAAAGATCAcatcataaataaaacatgacacacaCCGACAAACAGCTTTTGCATATCGATACTAAAAATAATCATACGTGCCATTAAGAGGGCTGATTTAGGCTCAAAAACGTATGGTCAATGctgataatattttttatatttgcagTTTTAGTCATTTTGTAGCAACTTTTTTTAGGTATATAAAGGAGACATCTTCCCGGAGTAATTTCACACCAACCATGCAGCAATTTCTACCCAGCTTAGGGATGTTTCCAACCCATTTTAGCAACCACAGAGTTGAAGTGATTTTCTAATCTTCTTAtccattttgtttatatagaaATGGGGTTATATTTCTGTCTCTATATCAATATCTACCAGGTTGGTTTCAACCAATGACGGAATCAAACGAAAAATAAGCAGCAGGTGTtgtgagaaaccacaacaaagtAAGCTAATCAAGGCACTTCTTactcctcttttttaaaagatgaaattgtgTATTCTCACAAACCaaatgtgacagcagcagctacgcatgcgtcctcctgtgctgccatgtttatgttagttcggctgtgggctcaccAGCCCTTACTTTCAACGCGCCGAtatgtcccaccttaaactATGATACTGCAACCcgattggcccaaaccgttttttGGTTgagacacaaacggttgaagctggagcggtacaagatggattctcgtgtgtttgtgaacacacaaataccgcaagaattcagcttgcaggttAGAGATTTGGGCACTTAAAACTTATCCACAATTCTTAAAAACACTTAGCtaccaaaactgaaataaactgaTAGGAAATGGTGAAATATGGTTATCCTGGTATCAATGCCAGCAGGTTGCACGCGCAACATTGGGACATGAGATGGTGAAGGAAAGAATTGATCCAGAGCCATAATTCTTAATAACAGCAGAGGAGATAATGGACTATGTTTATTTATctaaagggggggaaaaaaacacagtttttagttttaaattccTTTTAGCTCTTGTGTGAGCTATGTACTTATAAGGAAATGCTGATATCTGTAGTAACTAAATGAGCTGTGCTATCTTACCTCTGTCTGTTGTTTTAGTCTGGACGTTGAAGGCCACAGGACCTCTGATGGTGAATCCAAGGAAAAAGGAAACTTGCCGTTCTTTCCAGAGACTTCTTTGAAGATTGGCTTCTATTTCAATCTGCTTACTACCAATAGTAAGAAACAATGTGTAGTCCTTTACCTTCCCTTCAAACTTGAGCAGACATTCTTTGACCTCGTGATTTTTGAATATATTCTCTTTCTTCCAGTTGATGCAATCCGCATCAAATTGATTTTCATAGAATTTCTCAAGAACCTTTCTGTGAACAAGCCTGTCCAGATCTTGTCCTTTTCCAATAAAAAACAGAGGGAGAAGGTACCTTGATctaaagaagtttagatatacatttTCATAGGAGCTGCGCATTTCCTGAATTAGTTGGCTCAGGTCAAAGAGGCCATTGTCTTCGTTGTCTGTGGGCCAGCACAAGAGTAAGGCTAGCAGGTGCTGCTCAGGAGGAGCTTTGTGATCCAGACTTCTTCTCTGTTTGAGTCCTTGAATTAAATCTtcaggagaagaggaaaaggttTGATCCAAATTCTTGGACAAAACATAAGCCAGGATGAAGTTGGCCACATCTGAATCGGACTTTGTCGATGAGCATATTTTTTCCCACCATGTGGTTATATGCTTGAGCTGATTCCCAGTGTACTCTCTGTCCATACATGCAAGTACTCCCGCAGATGTTGCTGCAAGGTTATCCTGAAGCTTATGCATATACTGATCAACGTTTGGTTCGACTGGTAAAGGTGGAGAGTCCCCAATGTACTTCCTTTGACATTCAGAGGTATCTTTTGAAAGGTATCCAGGGTCATCTTTCTCCATGCTAGGCTTTGAATATGTCAGATATTCAACAAAAAACTCTGCCTTTTTCTCAACTTCTCCTTTAAGGCGGTTAACAAGATCATTGAAACTTTGATATGTGTCGTCTCCGAGTTGGTTCAGGACAGAGTCCAAGCTCACATTCTGTGTAAGAACTGCTTcccagattttgtttttctttacaagCAAGTTATAGAGAAGATTGCAGAACTGTAGAAACCCAAACTGCCCTCTGCAATTGAACATACGTGAGGGTACCCTATTGTCACATGTCTGATGTTCTATTCTGGCAAGTCGCTCTTCATCTTTGAAAGCTTCAGTAGCCTTTTTGGCCACCTCCAAGAGTTTGCTTGGGTTGAAACCTTCCCCGCTGTTCTTGAGGTGGTTCTTGTGGACCTGACCCAAAGTATCAGCAATAAAGGAATTTTGGGGATCTCTGCTCTTTGCTTTATTTGCCCAGTGTTCTGCCGGAACATATGATTTTAGTTCTATGTAGTAGAACCGAGCAAGAGCTTGTGGGAAAAAGGGATTGCGAGGAAATATTTCTGATGCCACCTCTAAAAGCGATGCACTCTGATCATCGTCCTCGTTCTCTTGGATATCCAAAATTAGTTTAGAAAATCTTTCTTTGTCCTGCTCAACCTCTGAACCatatggggttttttttgttttaggttcTCTTTTGGTTAGCAGGTCTTTGATAAATCCAAGCAAACATGGTGGGAACTCTTCATGCTCCTTGTGCCTGGGAAA
The DNA window shown above is from Fundulus heteroclitus isolate FHET01 chromosome 14, MU-UCD_Fhet_4.1, whole genome shotgun sequence and carries:
- the LOC118565909 gene encoding sterile alpha motif domain-containing protein 9-like, whose protein sequence is MSKAGSGGTTMAMQVLWDLRKTFRCAVLTDSSPDTTKVAQEVVDLFIAGSKGHQNTVLLLLNDEQILDKLQENIMMTIKERKINKTEEDMPVAILLSCVRKDVLLQSENVFLRRDLSENEQQRFTEKKNEITANYGNKRLHGFYIMQTNFSQNYINKACQEFRSRLNSQLPPQARLVQLPPQARLIAFLSLLNAYVSGSYLLESQCLDFLQHENNTHENISMEKEMHPYSDLIVTFHQDERTERKVRMAHSLLAKCCISLLAERGVTRSHIAKEFLNTFPRHKEHEEFPPCLLGFIKDLLTKREPKTKKTPYGSEVEQDKERFSKLILDIQENEDDDQSASLLEVASEIFPRNPFFPQALARFYYIELKSYVPAEHWANKAKSRDPQNSFIADTLGQVHKNHLKNSGEGFNPSKLLEVAKKATEAFKDEERLARIEHQTCDNRVPSRMFNCRGQFGFLQFCNLLYNLLVKKNKIWEAVLTQNVSLDSVLNQLGDDTYQSFNDLVNRLKGEVEKKAEFFVEYLTYSKPSMEKDDPGYLSKDTSECQRKYIGDSPPLPVEPNVDQYMHKLQDNLAATSAGVLACMDREYTGNQLKHITTWWEKICSSTKSDSDVANFILAYVLSKNLDQTFSSSPEDLIQGLKQRRSLDHKAPPEQHLLALLLCWPTDNEDNGLFDLSQLIQEMRSSYENVYLNFFRSRYLLPLFFIGKGQDLDRLVHRKVLEKFYENQFDADCINWKKENIFKNHEVKECLLKFEGKVKDYTLFLTIGSKQIEIEANLQRSLWKERQVSFFLGFTIRGPVAFNVQTKTTDRELSKLESPKEA